A window of the Arachis duranensis cultivar V14167 chromosome 5, aradu.V14167.gnm2.J7QH, whole genome shotgun sequence genome harbors these coding sequences:
- the LOC107489800 gene encoding F-box protein CPR1-like — protein sequence MLNKKSWLNLLENSDFKSVYYENLKSKSAYSSSLLLWREYDDRSDGHVREYDDGNDGDDFNDGNDGDDFNDGSDGDNFDDGSDGDDFDDESVEHVVHHQYDVHLLSGERYENMVTLILPSLFEEYIPGTIADCVNGIICHYEQSDYVVKIGLWNPKTDEHKIIPPCVIPGEQMFNPCVSVGFGYDNVNDDYKVIQCVYYVQHTFYCDDYGPSIWQIYSLKSNCWKKLELFDIEIDQYLHQGFVRYLNGVWHWRGREYWKRGWRNGEEVIVSFNLSTKTFQTTSIAWLQSNYGRFLTRALVVLNESLALISSFVENSRIEIFILGEVGVEESWVKLFTIGPFLKVDLLMEIGNKCDVIFYIRSYNDELASFDVITSKVAHNIGIKAGLLEIYCLNKIMDKDKAHF from the exons atgttaaataag AAGTCTTGGCTAAATTTACTTGAGAATTCTGATTTCAAGAGCGTGTACTacgaaaatttaaaatctaaatctGCTTATTCATCGTCTCTCCTTCTATGGAGAGAATATGATGATAGAAGTGATGGACACGTTCGTGAATATGATGACGGAAATGATGGAGACGATTTCAATGACGGAAATGATGGAGACGATTTCAATGATGGAAGTGATGGAGACAACTTTGATGACGGAAGTGATGGAGACGATTTCGATGACGAAAGTGTAGAACACGTCGTCCATCATCAATATGATGTGCATTTACTTTCTGGAGAGAGGTATGAAAACATGGTTACATTAATTTTGCCAAGTCTGTTTGAGGAGTATATTCCCGGCACTATTGCAGACTGTGTTAATGGTATCATATGCCACTATGAACAATCTGATTATGTTGTAAAAATTGGTCTTTGGAACCCTAAAACCGATGAGCATAAAATTATTCCTCCGTGTGTTATTCCTGGAGAGCAGATGTTTAATCCGTGTGTAAGTGTTGGATTTGGTTATGATAATGTCAATGATGACTACAAAGTTATTCAATGTGTATATTACGTTCAACATACATTTTACTGTGATGATTATGGTCCATCAATTTGGCAAATTTATAGTCTAAAAAGTAATTGTTGGAAGAAACTTGAGCTTTTTGACATAGAAATAGACCAATATTTACATCAAGGTTTTGTAAGGTACTTGAATGGAGTATGGCACTGGAGGGGTAGGGAGTATTGGAAAAGGGGTTGGCGCAACGGAGAAGAGGTAATTGTGTCATTTAACCTCAGCACTAAAACGTTTCAAACTACATCGATTGCTTGGCTGCAAAGTAATTATGGTCGCTTCCTTACCAGAGCATTGGTAGTGCTCAACGAGTCTCTTGCTCTGATATCCTCTTTTGTTGAGAATAGTCGGATTGAAATATTCATTTTGGGTGAAGTTGGTGTAGAAGAATCTTGGGTGAAGCTTTTCACAATTGGACCCTTTCTAAAAGTTGATCTTCTAATGGAAATAGGAAACAAATGTGATGTAATATTTTATATCAGAAGCTATAACGATGAATTGGCTTCTTTTGATGTCATCACAAGCAAAGTAGCTCACAATATTGGTATCAAAGCAG GCTTACTTGAAATTTATTGCTTGAACAAGATAATGGACAAGGATAAGGCGCATTTCTAG